A stretch of the Harpia harpyja isolate bHarHar1 chromosome 5, bHarHar1 primary haplotype, whole genome shotgun sequence genome encodes the following:
- the FSBP gene encoding fibrinogen silencer-binding protein: protein MVGKARSSNFTLSEKLDLLKLVKPYVKILEEHTNKHSVIVEKNKCWDIIADNYNAIGVDRPPRTAQGLRTLYKRLKEYAKQELLQQKETHSDCKSSISEPTKKVVEMIPQISNVCLRDRSGVQSASIDKETIAGTSSPQAMLDHHPATVMMELQSEEDVKPPPSLIIDSQQNENLEQEEEHQLVHIMERSPSTSVSSVDMRVMMSPSPVPRRDEFFRLEVGERFRQMCGYDPQMLQMLKEEHQIILENQRKIGLYVQEKRDGLKRKQQLEEELLRTKIKVEKLKAIRLRRDLPEYSNI, encoded by the exons ATGGTTGGGAAGGCCAGATCTTCTAATTTTACCTTATCTGAAAAGCTCGATTTGCTAAAACTCGTGAAGCCGTACGTTAAAATTCTCGAGGAACATACCAATAAGCATTCTGtaatagtggaaaaaaacaaatgctggGATATCATAGCTGATAACTACAATGCCATCGGAGTAGATCGCCCTCCTCGTACTGCACAGGGCCTGCGCACGCTGTACAAGAGGCTCAAAGAATATGCCAAACAGGAGCTATTGCAGCAAAAGGAGACTCACTCAGATTGTAAAAGCAGCATTTCCGAGCCAACCAAGAAAGTTGTGGAGATGATTCCACAGATTTCCAATGTGTGTTTAAGAGACAGGAGCGGTGTTCAAAG TGCTAGTATCGATAAAGAAACAATTGCTGGTACCAGTTCACCACAGGCAATGTTGGATCACCATCCTGCGACAGTCATGATGGAGTTGCAATCAGAAGAGGATGTCAAACCTCCTCCTTCTTTGATTATAGACTCACAGCAAAATGAGAACTTAGAACAAGAGGAAGAACACCAGCTGGTGCATATTATGGAAAGGTCTCCTTCAACATCAGTATCTTCAGTTGATATGAGAGTGATGATGTCTCCCTCTCCTGTACCAAGAAGAGATGAGTTCTTTAGGCTTGAGGTTGGAGAACGCTTTAGACAAATGTGTGGTTATGACCCACAGATGTTACAAATGCTGAAAGAAGAGCATCAGATAATAttagaaaatcagagaaaaattgGTCTTTATGTCCAAGAAAAAAGGGATGgtttgaaaagaaagcagcaactgGAAGAAGAACTGTTGCGAACAAAAATCAAAGTAGAGAAGCTGAAGGCAATACGACTACGCCGTGATCTGCCAGAATACAGCaatatctaa